AACGTTGGGCTGCCCTGCAACCCTATTCATTCCCAGGGCAGAAGCGGGTGCTGGCACTGAATGGAGCTGTTGGCGCGACGACGACTGTTGATCCTCGATTTCACCTGGTCATTCCGGCGGATTCAACGGCCGTCGCAACCGCCCAGGCACAACAGGCGCCCGTCGTGCAGGCCGCGGCCGACAGCCCACTCTGCCAATCCCTGCACGAAGTGTATCGCCGCCTTTCTCTTGACCATGCCGTTGCCTTGTTCGTCCCTTCAACCGTTGACGTTAATCAACAAGTGGACAACAGCAACCAGGTCAAGGCGACCTTATCCTTCCTCGGTAATCTTTTCGGCGGTGCGACCAGCAGCAACGCCGAAGGCGCCTGGCGTAGTGAAGAGAGTGGGCTGGTGACAGAGCAAGTAACCATTGTGCGTACTTTTGTTTCCAAGAAGGCATTGGAAGCCCACCTGGATGATATCATTCATTTTGCAGCAGACTTGAAACAGGATATGAAGCAAGAAGCTGTTGCAATTAGTGTTGATAATCAGCTTATTTTAGTTTGAAATGGAGGCAACGATGACAAAAATTATTTCGACACATTCGTTTCGTGGCGGTACTGGCAAGTCCAACGTGACGGCCAACCTGGCGGCGCTGTTCGCGCAGCAAGGCTACCGAGTCGGCATATTTGATACCGACATCCAGTCCCCTGGTATTCATGTTATATTTGGATTGAATGATACGGCCGTTTCCTACACCCTAAACGATTTCCTATGGGGCAAATGCGCCATCGAAGAGGCCGCGCATAAGGTGTACACAACCGCCAATGGCGGCGAAGTCCACCTGGTTCCCTCCAGCCTCGATCCCAACGACATTGCGCGCATCCTCCGCGAAAAATATGACGCCAGCGACATGCACGGCGCCTTTCGAGACCTGATCGCCGCTCTCGCCCTGGACTACTTGCTCATTGATACCCACCCTGGGCTAAATGAAGAGACCTTACTCTCCATTGCCATTTCCGACAGCCTGGTCATTATCTTGCGTCCCGACCAGCAAGACTTTCAGGGAACCAGCGTCACCGTAGACGTTGCTCGCCGCCTGCGCGTGCCCGAAATATGCCTGGTCGTTAACAAAGTCCCCCCAGAATACAACTTTGACAAAGTAAAGGAACAGGTTGAGCAGGCCTATCAGTGCGACGTGGCGGCATTGCTGCCCCTGTCAATAGACATCGCCGAAAACGGCAGCGCCGCTCTATTTTGCATCAACTATCCCGACCACTCGTTCACAGCAGGGTTAAAAAACGTCATTGAGCGACTATTGCTTGACAGCACAGAACCCGTCCCCGCCTGATTGCTGCGCAACCCAAAATTATGCGGCTAGAAGCGGGTTACAATTAAAATAAGAGGATCTAGGATGATATATTCACCCACTCGGTATTTAGAAGTTACTCAATCCTGGATGAGGCCTGAATTGGTTTCTCCCACAGCTTTGGCGCGCCTCAAAACAATTTCTGGGATTTTGCCCCCAATCTCTAACTTGCTTTTAGAATGTCGTTTAGGAACATCGGATTCAGTGGATTTGGCTCCCCAATTCCTGGCTCATGATGGTTCTCGTGCCTTCTTCATCAACAAGCGTCCAAGCCACATGCTTCCCAAACCAGAGATTCTTGATAGCCATGTCTGGCGGCGGGTGCAGGAATTCTGTGTGCAATGGGAGCAGGCAGAACTTCTAAACATGGAAGTGGCTGACATTTGGCTTGAGTTCGATGTAGATGGCCCACCGCCCCACATCCCAATCCCCGGGTTATTTGTCACTTATGAAAAGAAGTCGAGTATAACCGATTTACAGGCGCTTAGATCGAAGCATCATCAAGCCACCAAACTCGCTTTGGAGATACTGTTC
Above is a genomic segment from Candidatus Leptovillus gracilis containing:
- a CDS encoding MinD/ParA family protein, which codes for MTKIISTHSFRGGTGKSNVTANLAALFAQQGYRVGIFDTDIQSPGIHVIFGLNDTAVSYTLNDFLWGKCAIEEAAHKVYTTANGGEVHLVPSSLDPNDIARILREKYDASDMHGAFRDLIAALALDYLLIDTHPGLNEETLLSIAISDSLVIILRPDQQDFQGTSVTVDVARRLRVPEICLVVNKVPPEYNFDKVKEQVEQAYQCDVAALLPLSIDIAENGSAALFCINYPDHSFTAGLKNVIERLLLDSTEPVPA